One stretch of Pelmatolapia mariae isolate MD_Pm_ZW linkage group LG3_W, Pm_UMD_F_2, whole genome shotgun sequence DNA includes these proteins:
- the LOC135932638 gene encoding caspase-12-like, giving the protein MTGQRLTEVLKQMMMEEEEDRVESTGSSFPSVTTDRSKGQPPDFSDEPTRLNMGMCTDDIDCNKIYPVTEHSISNRIALLINIRHFYDLKSNRHGAEYDAQAMLNLLYNLGYAVVYYQDLTAQEIDEALIRFSKHRKLFNTDSVFVVLMSHGDLGTIRGSDLKNFEIDKIYERLNTKNCPALMNKPKVIIIQACRGGDYHLTPIHDIEELFKKVMQQFEDFPSEQRQMPTKERDTLTKHFYLFPGSNLLGANG; this is encoded by the exons atgacaggtcagag ACTCACTGAAGTCCTCAAGcagatgatgatggaggaagaggaggacagagtaGAGTCTACAGGATCCAGCTTTCCATCTGTGACCACTGACCGGTCCAAAGGTCAACCTCCAGACTTCAGTGATGAGCCAACGAG ATTAAACATGGGAATGTGCACAGATGACATAGATTGTAACAAG ATTTACCCTGTGACTGAACATTCCATATCAAATCGCATCGCACTGCTGATCAATATTAGACATTTTTATGATCTGAAATCAAACCGACACGGTGCTGAGTATGACGCACAAGCCATGCTCAACCTGCTCTATAATCTGGGCTATGCAGTGGTATATTATCAAGACCTGACTGCACAG GAGATTGATGAGGCTCTAATTCGTTTCTCCAAGCATCGAAAGCTCTTTAACACAGACAGTGTGTTTGTGGTTCTCATGTCTCATGGCGACTTGGGAACTATCCGAGGATCTGACCTGAAGAACTTTGAAATTGATAAAATTTATGAGCGCTTAAACACGAAGAACTGCCCTGCACTAATGAACAAACCAAAGGTCATAATCATTCAGGCCTGTAGAGGAGGTGATTATCATCTA ACACCTATTC ATGATATTGAAGAACTATTCAAAAAG GTCATGCAACAGTTTGAAGATTTCCCCTCTGAACAGAGGCAGATGCCAACCAAAGAGAGAGACACTCTGACAAAACACTTCTACCTATTTCCAG ggtcgAACCTGCTGGGGGCcaatggttga